One Longimicrobiales bacterium DNA window includes the following coding sequences:
- the mreC gene encoding rod shape-determining protein MreC, with protein sequence MLDFDGTRRERRRQGLLAIGVVVLALIVYALPTEYQSPVREGLRATVLRPFLAFQERIAQRRGRTVDVGAIRAQRDSLAALVTAQASLAEENRRLRSLLALQERAGDAFIPADVLRVGMATAESTFMLNVGSAEGVRVGSPVLTPDGLLGVVWSVDEHQSQAIDWTHPEFRVSAMTADGLAYGIVEPRPGKYTEEALLALTGAPFHVDIPPGRRIVSSGRGGVFPRGIVVGTVLGIEEADTGWRKSYLLRPAVRPEAVAQVLVGVGRGGREADLSALWHVSAAPDPLGADSMPPLPRPDTDEDGN encoded by the coding sequence GTGCTCGACTTTGACGGAACGCGCAGAGAGCGACGTCGCCAGGGGCTGCTTGCCATCGGCGTCGTCGTGCTCGCGCTGATCGTGTACGCACTGCCGACGGAGTACCAGTCGCCGGTGCGCGAGGGGCTGCGGGCCACGGTGCTGCGGCCCTTTCTCGCGTTTCAGGAGCGCATCGCGCAGCGACGCGGCCGTACGGTCGATGTCGGTGCGATCCGCGCGCAGCGCGACTCTCTCGCCGCGCTCGTGACTGCGCAGGCTTCGCTCGCCGAGGAGAACCGCCGGCTTCGCTCACTGCTCGCACTGCAGGAGCGGGCCGGCGATGCGTTCATCCCCGCCGACGTGCTGCGCGTCGGCATGGCGACGGCCGAGAGCACATTCATGCTGAACGTCGGCAGTGCCGAGGGCGTGCGCGTCGGCAGTCCCGTCCTCACGCCGGACGGGCTGCTCGGCGTCGTCTGGTCCGTCGACGAGCACCAGTCGCAGGCCATCGACTGGACGCACCCCGAGTTCCGCGTGAGCGCGATGACGGCCGACGGGCTTGCATACGGGATCGTGGAGCCGCGGCCCGGGAAGTATACGGAGGAGGCGCTGCTCGCCCTGACCGGCGCACCGTTCCACGTGGACATCCCGCCCGGCCGACGCATCGTCTCGTCGGGCCGTGGCGGTGTGTTCCCGCGCGGTATCGTGGTCGGCACCGTGCTGGGCATCGAGGAAGCCGACACCGGGTGGCGGAAGAGCTACCTGCTGCGCCCGGCAGTGCGGCCGGAGGCGGTCGCACAGGTGCTGGTTGGCGTGGGACGTGGGGGACGTGAAGCGGACCTGTCTGCCTTGTGGCACGTCTCCGCCGCACCTGATCCGCTGGGCGCCGACTCGATGCCGCCACTGCCGCGCCCCGACACCGATGAGGACGGGAACTGA
- a CDS encoding rod shape-determining protein: MALRGILSTGRLLPVNDIAVDLGTANTLVYVKGEGIVLNEPSVVAVERGTNRIKGIGLEAKRMLGRTPEGIMAVRPLKDGVIADVDITEIMLRHFLKAVTNKRIFRMKPRVIVGVPSGITELERRAVRSSAAAAGAKEVYMVAEPMAAAIGVGLPVDTPTGNMVIDIGGGTTEIAVIALSGIVSDTSIRVGGDEIDNAIVSFLRKNYNLLIGEPTAEAIKIQIGSAFNAGDEREMEVKGRDLVSGIPKTVRVHSQEIRECIQEPIQQIVDACRRALEITPPELASDIVDRGIVMTGGGALIRGLDQLLAHETNLPIHVDEEPLTCVVRGTGRILDEFERFRSVLTT, translated from the coding sequence ATGGCGCTTCGGGGCATTCTGAGCACGGGCCGGCTGCTGCCCGTCAACGACATCGCGGTGGACCTGGGGACCGCGAACACGCTCGTCTACGTCAAGGGCGAGGGGATCGTGCTGAACGAGCCCTCGGTCGTGGCGGTCGAGCGCGGCACCAACCGGATCAAGGGGATCGGCCTCGAGGCGAAGCGGATGCTGGGCCGCACGCCCGAGGGAATCATGGCGGTACGACCTTTGAAGGACGGGGTCATCGCCGACGTGGACATCACGGAGATCATGCTGCGTCACTTCCTGAAGGCGGTGACCAACAAGCGGATCTTCCGGATGAAGCCCCGGGTGATCGTGGGCGTGCCGTCCGGGATCACGGAGCTCGAGCGGCGGGCCGTGCGCTCGAGTGCCGCGGCGGCGGGCGCCAAGGAGGTCTACATGGTCGCCGAGCCGATGGCGGCGGCGATCGGTGTGGGGCTCCCGGTCGATACGCCGACGGGCAACATGGTGATCGACATCGGCGGCGGTACGACGGAGATCGCGGTGATCGCGCTCAGCGGCATTGTGAGCGACACCTCGATCCGCGTGGGTGGCGACGAGATCGACAATGCGATCGTCAGCTTCCTGCGCAAGAACTACAACCTGCTGATCGGCGAGCCGACGGCAGAGGCGATCAAGATCCAGATCGGCTCTGCGTTCAATGCCGGAGACGAGCGGGAGATGGAAGTGAAGGGACGCGACCTGGTGAGCGGCATTCCGAAGACCGTGCGTGTGCACTCGCAGGAGATCCGCGAGTGCATCCAGGAGCCGATCCAGCAGATCGTGGACGCATGCCGGCGCGCGCTCGAGATCACGCCCCCGGAGCTTGCGTCGGACATTGTTGACCGCGGCATCGTAATGACCGGGGGCGGCGCGCTGATCCGGGGTCTGGATCAGCTCCTCGCCCACGAGACGAACCTGCCGATTCACGTGGACGAGGAGCCGTTGACGTGCGTGGTGCGCGGGACAGGGCGCATCCTCGACGAGTTCGAACGGTTCCGAAGCGTATTGACGACCTGA
- the dut gene encoding dUTP diphosphatase — MPVRVQRLPNYPIDWTLPEYGTDGSAAVDLRNAGETIVLPPLGRHLVPTGLAIALPEGTEAQIRPRSGLALKRGISIINTPCTIDSDYRGEIRIPLINFDSEPQEIAHGERIAQMLIARVIRIDWELAAELPATGRGSGGFGSTGRH, encoded by the coding sequence ATGCCTGTACGCGTGCAGCGCCTGCCGAACTATCCGATCGACTGGACGTTGCCCGAGTACGGCACGGACGGCAGTGCCGCGGTCGATCTGCGCAATGCCGGCGAAACGATCGTGCTGCCGCCGCTCGGCCGGCACCTGGTGCCGACCGGGCTCGCGATTGCGCTGCCGGAAGGAACGGAAGCACAGATCCGGCCGCGTTCGGGCCTTGCTCTCAAGCGCGGCATCAGCATCATCAACACACCCTGCACCATCGACAGCGACTACCGCGGCGAGATCCGGATCCCCCTCATCAACTTCGACAGCGAGCCGCAGGAGATCGCGCACGGCGAGCGCATCGCGCAGATGCTGATCGCGCGGGTCATCCGCATCGACTGGGAGCTGGCCGCGGAGCTCCCGGCGACCGGCCGCGGCAGCGGTGGCTTCGGCAGCACCGGCCGGCACTGA
- the ald gene encoding alanine dehydrogenase — MIMIIGVPKEIKTNENRIALVPGGAQAFVDAGHTVLIEKDAGEGSGFENVAYQEAGAQIVDSAADVWKQADMIMKVKEPIASEYAHMRKDQIIFTYFHFAASEELTRATVDSGAIGIAYETVQLPSGELPLLTPMSEVAGRMSVQEGAKYLEKFFGGRGMLLGGVPGVEPANVLVIGGGIVGTNAAKMAAGLGARVTIMDVSLPRLRYLADVMPKNVTPLYSNRGNLLEHLAKSDLVIGAVLVPGKKAPRLVTREDLAIMPKGAVVVDVAVDQGGCIETIKPTTHENPIYEVDGIVHYGVANMPGAVPRTSTMALTNATLPYALSIAGQGWRPAVRADRSLALGVNVVSGKITYAGVAEAFDMPHTSLESVL; from the coding sequence ATCGCACTCGTGCCGGGCGGCGCGCAGGCGTTCGTGGATGCAGGGCATACGGTGCTGATCGAGAAGGACGCCGGCGAGGGCAGCGGCTTCGAGAACGTTGCCTACCAGGAGGCGGGTGCGCAGATCGTCGACAGCGCAGCCGACGTCTGGAAGCAGGCCGACATGATCATGAAGGTGAAGGAGCCGATCGCGTCCGAGTACGCGCACATGCGGAAGGACCAGATCATCTTCACCTACTTCCATTTCGCCGCATCCGAGGAGCTCACGCGCGCGACCGTCGATTCGGGCGCGATCGGGATTGCCTACGAGACCGTGCAGCTGCCGTCGGGCGAGCTGCCGCTGCTCACACCGATGAGCGAGGTCGCGGGGCGGATGTCGGTGCAGGAGGGCGCGAAGTACCTGGAGAAGTTCTTTGGCGGCCGCGGCATGCTGCTGGGCGGCGTGCCTGGCGTGGAGCCGGCGAACGTGCTGGTGATCGGCGGCGGCATCGTCGGCACGAACGCGGCGAAGATGGCGGCCGGCCTCGGTGCGCGTGTCACCATCATGGACGTGTCGCTGCCACGGCTGCGCTACCTCGCCGACGTGATGCCGAAGAACGTGACGCCGCTCTACTCGAATCGCGGCAACCTGCTCGAGCACCTCGCCAAGAGCGATCTCGTGATCGGTGCGGTGCTGGTGCCGGGCAAGAAGGCCCCGCGCCTGGTCACGCGCGAGGACCTCGCGATCATGCCGAAGGGCGCGGTCGTCGTCGACGTGGCCGTGGACCAGGGCGGCTGCATCGAGACGATCAAGCCGACCACCCACGAGAACCCGATCTATGAGGTCGACGGCATCGTGCACTACGGCGTGGCGAACATGCCGGGTGCGGTGCCGCGTACGTCGACCATGGCACTGACCAACGCGACGCTGCCGTACGCGCTGAGCATCGCGGGCCAGGGCTGGCGGCCGGCGGTGCGCGCCGATCGCTCACTCGCGCTCGGCGTGAACGTCGTCAGCGGCAAGATCACGTATGCGGGCGTGGCCGAGGCGTTCGACATGCCGCACACGTCGCTGGAAAGCGTGCTGTAG